The proteins below come from a single Piscinibacter gummiphilus genomic window:
- a CDS encoding TRAP transporter substrate-binding protein, which translates to MRRRHLLLTAAATLAPTAGRAAATTWTLPTGYKADSFQGQNVARFARMVEAGTGGSLRIEVQPDNQGVPLAQIAAAVRAGRVQAGEVIMTGLAQDIPIAGADAVPFVVASYEDAQRLWQHQRPLVERHFEARGLKPLFAVPWPPQGLYTIRPVRSADDLRGTRMRTYNATTVRIAQLLGAEPVDVPMSKVGQALAEGRIDTMITSAVTGVENKVWSAFKFFYEINAWFPKNLTFANAAAYAALSDAQRQAVLQSASAAETAGWAASRVAATESAQELRRNGLRTEPAPPLLQPVIRRLGERFSLEWLHSVGREANEVFVPFYAAR; encoded by the coding sequence ATGCGACGCCGTCACCTGCTGCTCACCGCCGCCGCTACCCTCGCGCCTACCGCGGGCCGGGCCGCCGCGACAACCTGGACGCTGCCCACCGGCTACAAGGCCGATTCCTTCCAGGGCCAGAACGTCGCGCGTTTCGCGCGGATGGTGGAGGCCGGCACCGGCGGGAGCCTGCGCATCGAGGTGCAGCCCGACAACCAGGGCGTGCCGCTGGCGCAGATCGCCGCCGCCGTTCGTGCCGGCCGCGTGCAGGCGGGCGAGGTCATCATGACCGGCTTGGCGCAGGACATCCCCATCGCCGGCGCCGACGCCGTGCCCTTCGTCGTCGCCAGCTACGAGGACGCACAGCGCCTGTGGCAGCACCAGCGCCCGCTGGTCGAGCGCCACTTCGAGGCGCGCGGCTTGAAGCCGCTTTTTGCCGTGCCGTGGCCGCCGCAGGGGCTCTACACCATCCGCCCGGTGCGCAGCGCCGACGACCTGCGCGGCACCCGCATGCGCACCTACAACGCCACCACCGTGCGCATCGCGCAGCTGCTCGGCGCCGAGCCGGTCGACGTGCCGATGTCCAAGGTGGGCCAGGCGCTCGCCGAGGGTCGCATCGACACCATGATCACCTCCGCCGTGACCGGCGTGGAGAACAAGGTCTGGAGCGCCTTCAAGTTCTTCTACGAGATCAACGCCTGGTTCCCGAAGAACCTCACCTTCGCCAACGCCGCGGCGTATGCGGCGCTGTCGGACGCGCAGCGACAGGCGGTGCTTCAGTCCGCCAGCGCCGCCGAAACCGCCGGCTGGGCGGCCAGCCGCGTGGCCGCCACCGAATCGGCGCAGGAGCTGCGGCGCAACGGCCTGCGCACGGAGCCGGCGCCGCCGCTGCTGCAGCCGGTCATCCGCCGGCTCGGCGAGCGCTTCTCGCTCGAATGGCTGCATAGCGTGGGGCGCGAGGCCAACGAGGTGTTCGTGCCCTTCTACGCCGCGCGTTGA
- the mnmA gene encoding tRNA 2-thiouridine(34) synthase MnmA, which produces MVKERVVVGLSGGVDSAVSAHLLKQQGHEVIGIFMKNWEDDDDDEYCSSRQDFLDAASVADVLGIEIEHVNFAAEYKDRVFAEFLREYQAGRTPNPDVLCNAEIKFKAFLDHAMRLGAGKIATGHYARVREVKGEFQLLKGLDPLKDQSYFLHRLTQAQLSKTMFPVGELPKTEVRRIAAEIGLPNAKKKDSTGICFIGERPFREFLNRYLANQPGPILDDRGRKVGEHVGLSFYTLGQRKGIGIGGLKERGAAKGGSEHEPWFVARKDMARNTLSVVQGHDHPWLLSSGLAADDLSWVAGQPPRAGPVAAKTRYRQSDAPCTIAPTASGFTLHFDSPQWAVTPGQSAVIYDGEVCLGGGVISAAITEPETAEAR; this is translated from the coding sequence ATGGTGAAAGAGCGTGTGGTCGTGGGCCTGAGCGGCGGTGTCGATTCCGCGGTGAGCGCGCACCTGCTCAAACAGCAGGGCCACGAGGTCATCGGCATCTTCATGAAGAACTGGGAAGACGATGACGACGACGAATACTGCTCGTCGCGCCAGGACTTTCTCGATGCCGCCTCGGTGGCCGACGTGCTCGGCATCGAGATCGAGCACGTGAACTTCGCCGCCGAGTACAAAGACCGCGTCTTCGCCGAGTTCCTGCGCGAGTACCAGGCCGGCCGCACACCCAATCCCGACGTGCTGTGCAATGCCGAGATCAAGTTCAAGGCCTTCCTCGACCACGCGATGCGCCTGGGCGCCGGGAAGATCGCGACCGGCCACTACGCCCGTGTGCGTGAGGTGAAGGGCGAATTCCAGCTGCTCAAGGGCCTGGATCCGTTGAAGGACCAGAGCTACTTCCTGCACCGCCTGACGCAGGCGCAGTTGAGCAAGACCATGTTCCCGGTCGGCGAGCTGCCCAAGACCGAGGTGCGCCGCATCGCCGCCGAGATCGGCCTGCCGAACGCGAAGAAGAAAGACTCGACCGGCATCTGCTTCATCGGCGAACGGCCGTTCCGCGAGTTCCTCAACCGCTACCTCGCCAACCAGCCCGGCCCCATCCTCGACGACCGTGGCCGCAAGGTGGGCGAGCACGTGGGCCTTTCCTTCTACACGCTGGGCCAGCGCAAGGGCATCGGCATCGGCGGCCTGAAGGAGCGCGGTGCGGCCAAGGGCGGCAGCGAGCACGAGCCCTGGTTCGTGGCGCGCAAGGACATGGCGCGCAACACGCTCTCGGTGGTGCAGGGCCATGACCACCCGTGGCTGCTCTCGTCGGGCCTCGCCGCCGACGACCTGAGCTGGGTGGCCGGCCAGCCGCCGAGGGCCGGCCCGGTGGCAGCCAAGACCCGCTATCGGCAGAGCGATGCGCCCTGCACCATCGCCCCGACGGCGAGCGGCTTCACGCTGCACTTCGACAGCCCGCAATGGGCCGTGACCCCCGGCCAGTCGGCCGTGATCTACGACGGCGAGGTCTGTCTGGGTGGGGGCGTGATCTCGGCGGCGATCACCGAGCCCGAGACGGCCGAAGCCAGGTAA
- a CDS encoding methylamine utilization protein: protein MPRIPLAFVLAFSVLVPALAHAAVHVAVTDEGGRPLADAVVMLDATGPRPPVKPMPMVEIAQAQRKFNPSLTVVTVGTPVSFPNFDTVRHHVYSFSPIKTFELKLYAGVPAKPIVFDKPGAAVLGCNIHDRMAAWVVVVDTPYFARTDAQGQVRLEGVPPGPYRLRAWHAGVPAGKEPAPVAFTVAGGDARAQLSLPAAPL from the coding sequence ATGCCCCGAATTCCTCTTGCCTTCGTCCTTGCGTTCAGCGTGCTGGTGCCGGCGCTCGCCCACGCCGCGGTCCACGTGGCCGTCACCGATGAGGGCGGGCGGCCGCTGGCGGACGCGGTGGTGATGCTCGACGCGACCGGCCCACGTCCGCCGGTCAAACCCATGCCCATGGTCGAGATCGCGCAGGCGCAGCGCAAATTCAACCCGAGCCTCACCGTGGTCACGGTCGGCACGCCGGTGAGCTTCCCGAACTTCGACACCGTGCGCCACCACGTGTATTCGTTCTCGCCGATCAAGACCTTCGAGCTGAAGCTCTACGCCGGCGTGCCCGCCAAGCCCATCGTGTTCGACAAGCCCGGCGCCGCCGTGCTCGGCTGCAACATCCACGACCGCATGGCGGCCTGGGTGGTGGTGGTCGACACGCCGTATTTCGCGCGCACCGATGCCCAGGGCCAGGTGCGGCTCGAGGGCGTGCCGCCCGGCCCCTACCGCCTGCGCGCCTGGCACGCCGGGGTGCCGGCGGGCAAGGAGCCGGCGCCCGTGGCCTTCACGGTCGCAGGGGGCGACGCCCGCGCCCAACTCAGCCTGCCGGCGGCGCCGCTGTGA
- a CDS encoding putative bifunctional diguanylate cyclase/phosphodiesterase, translating into MSAPSPRPGPIARVRRWLRKSLSARIVFVFLGLLLVVQGLSFLAIRASIDHNARAAIAGDLEVGERLLRRLLLQNAAKLTEGATLLAADYGFRSAVTSGDEATIGSVLGNHGERIGASVAALLDTDFKLRASAQADARSLQPVLNRLGQLHDRKAAGDVVMVDNRPFQFVLVPLRAPVTVGWVLMGFPVDQRLVDEMLGYSSLHVILEARPTPQAPWTLLLSTLPQESRSAFLRLEQGVDRDQSGSVVLPSGEYQTRAVPLTEGDVPGPAVSALLMLSVDEAVAPFRQLQLGLAALTVLGVLVFGIGSVLTARRVTTPLRRLAAAAERLGAGDYATPLGGQHRTDEVGDLAHAFERMRINVAGQQEEILKLAYWDSLTGLPNRVQFRNAVVEAMVQAQADRRSIAVVMLDLDRFKHVNDVLGYRFGDLMLKGVAERLSQQAVRNGDLVARLGGDEFAVLLADLEPNDDLAHTRSVAQRLHAAFADVMTLEDHTVDMNASFGMAVWPHHAQDADGLLNRAEVAMYQSKRRNDGPVLYDPAFDAASSQTLTLLGELRHAVDHRELRLYLQPKLALDTGHVVGAEALLRWEHPRRGLVPPMEFIPFAEQTGFIRTLTLWVFEEAARMWRVLNEAGLRITISVNLSTRDLLDVELPQKFEALLVKHIVPAEGFCLEITESSIMDDPQRAMSTLERLSGLGFRLSIDDFGTGYSSLAYLKRLPVDEIKIDRSFVMSMEKDPNDARIVRSTIDLAHGLGLTVVAEGVENAQVWQLLREQACDEAQGFHMSRPLPSSEFISWSTGWTTRLSAMKLKGESRMNVTLH; encoded by the coding sequence ATGAGCGCCCCGTCGCCCCGCCCCGGACCGATCGCGCGGGTGCGGCGCTGGCTGCGCAAGTCGCTCAGCGCCCGCATCGTGTTCGTGTTCCTCGGCCTGCTGCTGGTGGTGCAGGGCCTGAGCTTCCTCGCCATCCGCGCCAGCATCGACCACAACGCGCGTGCCGCGATCGCAGGCGATCTCGAAGTGGGCGAGCGGCTGCTCAGGCGCCTGCTGCTGCAAAACGCCGCCAAGCTCACCGAGGGCGCGACGTTGCTCGCCGCCGACTACGGTTTCCGCTCGGCCGTGACGAGCGGCGACGAGGCCACCATCGGCTCGGTGCTCGGCAACCACGGCGAGCGCATCGGCGCGAGCGTTGCCGCGCTGCTCGACACCGACTTCAAGCTGCGCGCCTCGGCCCAGGCCGATGCGCGCTCGCTGCAGCCGGTGTTGAACCGCCTGGGCCAGCTGCACGATCGCAAGGCTGCGGGCGACGTGGTGATGGTCGACAACCGGCCCTTCCAGTTCGTGCTGGTGCCGCTGCGAGCGCCCGTCACGGTGGGCTGGGTGCTGATGGGCTTTCCGGTCGACCAGCGGCTGGTCGACGAAATGCTCGGCTATTCGTCGCTGCACGTCATTCTGGAAGCGCGGCCCACGCCGCAGGCGCCGTGGACGCTGCTGCTGTCGACGCTGCCGCAGGAGTCGCGCAGCGCCTTTTTGCGGCTGGAACAGGGCGTCGACCGCGACCAGTCCGGCAGCGTCGTGCTGCCCAGCGGCGAATACCAGACCCGCGCCGTGCCGCTGACCGAAGGCGACGTGCCCGGCCCCGCGGTCTCGGCCTTGCTGATGCTCTCGGTCGACGAGGCGGTGGCCCCGTTCCGCCAGCTGCAGCTTGGCCTGGCCGCGCTCACGGTGCTCGGCGTGCTGGTGTTCGGCATCGGCAGCGTGCTCACGGCGCGCCGGGTCACGACGCCGCTGCGTCGCCTGGCCGCCGCGGCCGAACGCCTGGGCGCGGGCGACTACGCCACCCCGCTCGGCGGCCAGCACCGCACCGACGAGGTCGGCGACCTGGCCCACGCCTTCGAACGCATGCGCATCAACGTGGCTGGCCAGCAGGAAGAGATCCTCAAGCTCGCCTATTGGGACAGCCTCACCGGCCTGCCCAACCGCGTGCAGTTCCGCAACGCGGTGGTCGAGGCGATGGTGCAGGCGCAGGCCGACCGCCGCTCCATCGCCGTGGTGATGCTCGACCTCGACCGCTTCAAGCACGTCAACGACGTGCTGGGTTACCGCTTCGGCGACCTCATGCTCAAGGGCGTGGCCGAGCGCCTGTCGCAACAGGCGGTGCGCAACGGCGACCTGGTGGCACGCCTGGGCGGCGACGAGTTCGCCGTGTTGCTGGCCGACCTGGAGCCGAACGACGACCTCGCCCACACCCGCTCGGTGGCCCAACGCCTGCATGCGGCGTTCGCCGACGTGATGACGCTCGAAGACCACACCGTCGACATGAACGCGAGCTTCGGCATGGCGGTGTGGCCTCACCACGCGCAGGACGCCGACGGCCTGCTCAATCGCGCCGAAGTGGCGATGTACCAGTCCAAACGGCGCAACGACGGGCCGGTGCTCTACGACCCCGCGTTCGACGCCGCCAGCAGCCAGACGCTCACGCTGCTGGGCGAGCTGCGCCATGCCGTCGACCACCGCGAGCTGCGCCTGTACCTGCAGCCCAAGCTCGCGCTCGACACGGGCCACGTCGTCGGCGCCGAGGCGCTGCTGCGCTGGGAGCATCCGCGGCGCGGGCTGGTGCCGCCGATGGAGTTCATTCCGTTTGCCGAGCAGACCGGCTTCATCCGCACGCTCACGCTGTGGGTGTTCGAAGAGGCGGCGCGCATGTGGCGCGTGCTCAACGAGGCGGGGCTGCGCATCACCATCTCCGTCAACCTCTCGACACGAGACCTGCTCGACGTGGAACTGCCGCAGAAGTTCGAGGCCCTGCTCGTCAAGCACATCGTGCCGGCCGAGGGCTTCTGCCTGGAGATCACCGAGAGCTCGATCATGGACGACCCCCAGCGTGCGATGAGCACGCTGGAGCGCCTGTCGGGCCTGGGCTTTCGCCTGTCGATCGACGACTTCGGTACCGGCTATTCCTCGCTCGCCTACCTGAAGCGCCTGCCGGTCGACGAGATCAAGATCGACCGCTCGTTCGTGATGAGCATGGAGAAAGACCCCAACGATGCGCGCATCGTGCGCTCGACCATCGACCTCGCGCACGGCCTGGGCCTCACCGTGGTGGCCGAGGGGGTGGAGAACGCGCAGGTGTGGCAGTTGCTGCGCGAGCAGGCGTGCGACGAAGCGCAGGGTTTCCACATGAGCCGGCCGCTGCCGAGCAGCGAATTCATCTCGTGGTCCACCGGCTGGACGACGCGCCTGTCGGCGATGAAGCTCAAGGGCGAGAGCCGGATGAACGTCACCTTGCACTGA
- a CDS encoding biopolymer transporter ExbD, which produces MAFGRLDRSSAPPPMSDINMTPLIDVMLVLLVIFMITAPLMSSSLKLDLPKSDAATASDQPDFIAVSIDPQGRLFIADQPVNAAAFAERVAQAARKNPQTEVQLRADKTVPYGRVAELIGAVQKAGLNRIGFVAEPAPAEGQKP; this is translated from the coding sequence ATGGCCTTCGGCCGCCTCGACCGCAGCTCGGCGCCCCCGCCGATGAGCGACATCAACATGACGCCGCTGATCGACGTGATGCTGGTGCTGCTGGTGATCTTCATGATCACCGCACCGCTGATGAGCTCGAGCCTCAAGCTCGACCTGCCCAAGAGCGACGCCGCCACCGCGAGCGACCAGCCCGACTTCATCGCGGTCTCGATCGACCCGCAAGGCCGGCTCTTCATCGCCGACCAGCCGGTCAACGCCGCCGCCTTCGCCGAGCGTGTGGCCCAGGCGGCCCGCAAGAACCCGCAGACCGAGGTGCAGCTGCGCGCCGACAAGACCGTGCCCTACGGCCGTGTGGCCGAACTGATCGGCGCGGTGCAGAAGGCCGGCCTCAACCGCATCGGCTTCGTGGCCGAACCCGCTCCCGCCGAAGGCCAGAAACCCTGA
- a CDS encoding MotA/TolQ/ExbB proton channel family protein, producing MGGFAQFWQQGDAITRAVAVLLLLMSISAWVLIFWKGWVLGRVKRDIARAVPAFWGAGSLDDGEKQLAVFDREGVLRPLLAAATASHAGQTLESRGHLASQLTRRLRDALHRVLTQLQFGQVMLASIGSTAPFIGLFGTVWGIYHALLSISAAGTVTIDRVSGPVGEALVMTAAGLAVAIPAVLAYNVYNKRVAACEADLEGFAHDLRELLAEPSATQTEA from the coding sequence ATGGGCGGCTTCGCACAGTTCTGGCAACAGGGCGACGCCATCACGCGTGCGGTGGCCGTGCTGCTGTTGCTCATGTCGATCAGCGCCTGGGTGCTGATCTTCTGGAAGGGCTGGGTGCTGGGCCGCGTGAAGCGCGACATCGCGCGTGCGGTGCCGGCCTTCTGGGGCGCCGGGTCGCTCGACGACGGTGAAAAGCAGCTCGCCGTGTTCGACCGCGAAGGTGTGCTGCGCCCCTTGCTCGCCGCCGCCACCGCCTCGCACGCGGGCCAGACGCTCGAATCGCGCGGCCACCTCGCCTCGCAGCTCACGCGCCGCCTGCGCGACGCGCTGCACCGCGTGCTCACGCAGCTGCAGTTCGGCCAGGTGATGCTCGCCTCCATCGGCAGCACCGCGCCCTTCATCGGCCTCTTCGGCACGGTCTGGGGCATCTACCACGCGCTGCTCAGCATCTCGGCCGCCGGCACGGTGACGATCGACCGCGTGTCGGGCCCGGTCGGTGAAGCGCTCGTGATGACGGCCGCGGGCCTGGCCGTCGCCATTCCGGCGGTACTGGCCTACAACGTCTACAACAAGCGCGTGGCCGCCTGCGAAGCCGATCTCGAAGGCTTCGCCCACGACCTGCGCGAGCTGCTGGCCGAGCCCTCGGCCACTCAAACCGAGGCTTGA
- the dapB gene encoding 4-hydroxy-tetrahydrodipicolinate reductase, which produces MSNAPLRIAVAGASGRMGRMLIEAVMAADDCQLAGALDVPGSPALGQDAAGFLGRTSGVHITADLKSGLANAEVLIDFTRPEGTMAHLAVCRELGVKLVIGTTGLSDTQKAEIAAQAKHIAIVQSPNMSVGVNVLMRLLDVAARALSEGYDIEIIEAHHRHKVDAPSGTALAMGETIAAALGKNLKDCAVYAREGVTGERDPSTIGFATIRGGDIIGDHTALFAGTGERIEISHKSGSRAGYAQGSVRAARFLRDKQSGLFTMNDVLGLR; this is translated from the coding sequence ATGAGCAACGCTCCCCTGCGCATCGCCGTTGCCGGCGCCTCCGGCCGCATGGGCCGCATGCTGATCGAAGCGGTGATGGCCGCCGACGACTGCCAACTCGCCGGCGCGCTCGACGTGCCCGGCAGCCCCGCCCTCGGGCAAGACGCCGCCGGCTTCCTCGGCCGCACGAGCGGCGTGCACATCACGGCCGACTTGAAAAGCGGCCTCGCGAACGCCGAGGTGCTGATCGACTTCACCCGTCCCGAAGGCACGATGGCGCACCTGGCGGTGTGCCGCGAGCTGGGCGTGAAGCTCGTCATCGGCACCACCGGCCTCTCCGACACGCAGAAGGCCGAGATCGCCGCCCAGGCCAAGCACATCGCCATCGTGCAGTCGCCCAACATGAGCGTGGGCGTCAACGTGCTGATGCGACTGCTCGACGTCGCCGCCCGCGCGCTCAGCGAGGGCTACGACATCGAGATCATCGAAGCCCACCACCGCCACAAGGTTGACGCGCCGAGCGGCACGGCACTCGCGATGGGCGAGACCATCGCCGCGGCCCTCGGCAAGAACCTGAAAGACTGCGCCGTCTATGCGCGCGAAGGCGTGACCGGCGAGCGCGACCCCTCGACCATCGGCTTCGCCACCATTCGCGGCGGCGACATCATCGGCGACCACACTGCCCTCTTCGCCGGCACCGGCGAGCGCATCGAGATCTCGCACAAGAGCGGCAGCCGCGCCGGCTATGCGCAAGGCAGCGTGCGCGCCGCGCGCTTCCTGCGAGACAAGCAAAGCGGCCTCTTCACCATGAACGACGTGCTGGGGCTGCGCTGA
- a CDS encoding outer membrane protein assembly factor BamE: MSFPRIASPLAAILLAGCSSLQSSDHFLGFITPYRIEVVQGNVLTQEQVALVKPGQTRTQVRDILGSPLLTDVFHADRWDYVFTIRRQGAEPQQRKVVALFEGEKLKSLDAPDLPSERDFVSSIDTAKTPRKAPKLALTPEEIKALPVPPKPEPAASAPEGPARTYPPLEPRT, translated from the coding sequence ATGTCGTTTCCTCGCATTGCCAGCCCGCTGGCCGCCATCCTGCTCGCGGGCTGCAGTTCGCTGCAATCCAGCGACCACTTCCTCGGCTTCATCACCCCCTACCGCATCGAGGTCGTGCAGGGCAACGTGCTGACCCAGGAGCAGGTCGCGCTCGTCAAACCCGGACAGACGCGCACCCAGGTGCGCGACATCCTCGGCTCGCCGCTGCTCACCGACGTCTTCCATGCCGACCGTTGGGACTACGTCTTCACCATCCGCCGCCAGGGCGCCGAGCCCCAGCAGCGCAAGGTGGTGGCACTCTTCGAAGGCGAGAAGCTGAAGAGCCTCGACGCCCCCGACCTGCCCTCCGAGCGCGATTTCGTGTCGTCGATCGACACCGCGAAGACGCCGCGCAAGGCGCCCAAGCTCGCGCTGACGCCGGAGGAGATCAAGGCCCTGCCGGTGCCGCCCAAGCCCGAGCCGGCCGCCTCTGCGCCTGAAGGCCCGGCGCGCACCTATCCGCCGCTGGAGCCCCGCACATGA
- the fur gene encoding ferric iron uptake transcriptional regulator, which translates to MSNAEDLKSSGLKATLPRIKILDVFHQSSQRHMTAEDVFKSLLTEGADIGLATVYRVLMQFEQAGILSRNHFESGKAVFELNEGKHHDHLVCIDCGRVEEFYDPEIEKRQNAIAETKGFQLQDHALSLYAVCTKKNCQYKTGK; encoded by the coding sequence ATGTCAAACGCCGAAGACCTCAAGAGCAGTGGCCTCAAGGCCACGCTCCCCCGCATCAAGATCCTGGACGTGTTCCACCAGTCCAGCCAACGGCACATGACCGCGGAAGACGTGTTCAAGTCGCTGCTGACGGAAGGGGCCGACATCGGCCTGGCCACGGTCTACCGGGTGCTGATGCAGTTCGAGCAGGCGGGCATCCTGTCGCGCAACCATTTCGAGTCGGGCAAGGCGGTATTCGAGCTCAACGAGGGCAAGCACCACGACCACCTGGTGTGCATCGACTGCGGGCGTGTGGAGGAGTTCTACGACCCCGAGATCGAGAAGCGGCAGAACGCCATTGCCGAAACCAAGGGCTTTCAGCTGCAGGACCACGCGCTGTCGCTCTACGCGGTCTGCACCAAGAAGAACTGCCAGTACAAGACCGGCAAGTAA
- the hprK gene encoding HPr(Ser) kinase/phosphatase, which translates to MKPSVISAEALFEEHRPALRWEWVAGHAHPERRFDEAAVRNAQSAADLVGYLNYIHPYRVQIVGRREVAYLQDSSPEDQERRIQRIVTLEPPVVIVADNQTPPDKLVALCDRADIPLFVTDGSAGHVIDVVRGYLAQLFAERTTRHGVFMDILGVGVLLTGESGLGKSELGLELISRGHGLVADDAVDLYRISQTAIEGRCPELLMNLLEVRGIGLLDIKSIFGETAVRRKMRLKLIVHLVRKETLERDFERLPYEPLNEDVLSVPIRKVVIAVDAGRNLAVLVEAAVRNTILQLRGIDTYREFIERHQKAMQKPE; encoded by the coding sequence GTGAAGCCCTCAGTCATCAGCGCGGAAGCGCTGTTCGAAGAACACCGGCCGGCCCTGCGTTGGGAATGGGTTGCCGGCCATGCCCACCCCGAGCGTCGCTTCGACGAAGCCGCTGTGCGCAATGCGCAATCGGCGGCCGACCTGGTGGGCTACCTCAACTACATCCACCCCTACCGGGTGCAGATCGTCGGCCGGCGTGAGGTCGCCTACCTGCAGGACTCGTCTCCCGAAGACCAGGAACGCCGCATCCAGCGCATCGTGACGCTGGAGCCGCCGGTGGTCATCGTGGCCGACAACCAGACGCCACCCGACAAGCTGGTGGCGCTGTGCGACCGCGCCGACATCCCGCTCTTCGTCACCGACGGCTCGGCCGGCCACGTGATCGACGTGGTGCGCGGCTACCTGGCGCAGCTGTTCGCAGAGCGCACGACGCGGCATGGGGTCTTCATGGACATCCTGGGCGTGGGCGTCCTGCTGACCGGCGAATCGGGCCTCGGCAAGAGCGAACTCGGCCTGGAACTGATCTCGCGCGGCCACGGCCTGGTGGCCGACGATGCCGTCGACCTCTACCGCATCTCGCAGACCGCCATCGAAGGCCGCTGCCCCGAGCTGCTGATGAACCTGCTCGAAGTGCGCGGCATCGGCCTGCTCGACATCAAGTCGATCTTTGGCGAGACCGCGGTGCGCCGCAAGATGCGCTTGAAGCTCATCGTGCACCTGGTGCGCAAGGAGACGCTGGAGCGCGACTTCGAACGCCTGCCCTACGAGCCGCTGAACGAAGACGTGCTCAGCGTCCCGATCCGCAAGGTGGTGATCGCGGTGGACGCCGGCCGCAACCTGGCTGTGCTGGTCGAGGCGGCCGTGCGCAACACCATCCTGCAGCTGCGCGGCATCGACACCTACCGCGAGTTCATCGAGCGGCACCAGAAGGCCATGCAGAAGCCCGAATAG